The uncultured Desulfuromonas sp. genome has a segment encoding these proteins:
- a CDS encoding pilus assembly PilX N-terminal domain-containing protein produces the protein MMKPYKISIDQRGFALVTAIMMLFAATVLGLMVTNSSEIEILLSGAQQRYENDFNIADGAVNFEAKQVLTKYSVDPSKGNDQVLSPSNSIDGTFDPGNDMTEDTDAPYTVIFDRNNLDDAAKTTPSSLWPIDNLLESTADADDMFDFHYRTLYIDHRRIESEGNSAEIDSIFNTYWQTNVDSGVEIQIGFTSVGT, from the coding sequence ATGATGAAACCTTATAAAATATCTATAGACCAACGGGGTTTCGCATTAGTGACTGCCATCATGATGCTCTTCGCTGCAACAGTCCTTGGCTTAATGGTAACAAATTCTTCTGAAATTGAAATTTTGCTCTCCGGTGCACAACAGCGATATGAAAACGATTTCAATATTGCTGACGGCGCGGTTAATTTTGAAGCAAAGCAAGTGTTGACAAAATATAGTGTTGACCCAAGTAAAGGCAATGACCAGGTTCTTTCCCCTTCTAATTCAATAGACGGCACGTTCGATCCCGGCAACGATATGACAGAAGATACTGACGCACCCTACACTGTTATTTTCGATCGTAACAACTTGGATGACGCAGCTAAAACCACGCCATCGAGCCTATGGCCCATAGACAATTTGCTTGAAAGCACTGCAGATGCTGATGATATGTTTGATTTTCATTATAGAACGCTTTATATCGATCATAGACGAATTGAATCTGAGGGCAACAGCGCAGAAATCGACTCAATTTTCAATACTTATTGGCAAACCAATGTTGACTCAGGGGTAGAAATCCAAATAGGATTTACTTCCGTTGGAACATAA
- a CDS encoding prepilin-type N-terminal cleavage/methylation domain-containing protein, with protein MNISFKNQDGFSLIEALIALAILTIGLLAIALLQMTAIKGNTNALARTDGVAIAQSTLDTLRCLPLNDNRLTAGAGNLNSGQAAWAFNLAAADHTGGELYPADTIIGPSGQSYTIFWNIIDNNLDADVAIETKTIRVFVYWTDPRFGLNKTIATTTLGGLYL; from the coding sequence ATGAATATTTCATTTAAAAACCAGGATGGGTTTTCACTTATTGAAGCTTTGATTGCCTTAGCGATACTCACCATAGGACTTTTAGCAATAGCACTTCTGCAAATGACTGCCATAAAAGGCAACACAAACGCCCTGGCCCGCACGGATGGGGTTGCTATAGCCCAGTCGACTTTAGATACCCTGCGGTGCCTACCACTGAATGATAACCGGCTAACAGCAGGAGCCGGTAATTTGAATAGCGGCCAAGCGGCATGGGCTTTCAACTTAGCCGCTGCAGACCACACCGGCGGCGAGCTTTACCCCGCGGACACTATCATTGGGCCAAGTGGGCAAAGTTATACTATTTTCTGGAATATTATTGATAACAACCTCGACGCCGACGTAGCAATAGAAACTAAAACCATCAGGGTTTTTGTCTATTGGACCGACCCTCGATTTGGACTCAACAAAACAATTGCAACAACGACACTAGGAGGACTTTATTTATGA
- a CDS encoding prepilin-type N-terminal cleavage/methylation domain-containing protein, with protein sequence MLNTKGFTLIELLIAMLVTMIILGGAYAVFNTQQRQTTIQTNVSDAQQNLRAAMDFLSREVRMAGYNPEQTTANFGISDIQFRDIDDNNDATGNSYICFSWDQDSDGVLDNDETIDISLVNSATITPGVSDLFLRRPNVSADRNVLASNIIAIGLAYAIDSDSDGELEQDGAGNTLWLVDADNDRDWDSLNINTGATADIGTAVDTRAIRAVRIWMLSQAQAPDPNYIDPNTYIVGSHVVIPNNNFRHRILERIILCRNMGLD encoded by the coding sequence ATGCTCAACACTAAAGGTTTCACCCTCATAGAGCTCCTTATTGCAATGCTGGTTACCATGATCATCCTGGGGGGCGCTTATGCTGTGTTCAATACTCAACAGCGGCAAACAACAATTCAAACAAACGTTAGCGATGCCCAGCAAAACTTACGCGCAGCGATGGATTTTTTATCCAGAGAAGTTCGCATGGCCGGCTATAACCCCGAACAAACAACTGCAAATTTCGGCATTAGTGACATCCAATTCAGAGACATTGACGACAACAATGACGCTACTGGCAATAGCTATATATGTTTCAGTTGGGACCAAGATAGTGATGGCGTTTTAGACAATGACGAAACCATTGATATCTCATTGGTAAATAGCGCAACAATCACTCCAGGAGTCAGCGACCTATTTTTACGACGCCCGAACGTGTCTGCCGATAGAAATGTTCTGGCCAGCAACATTATTGCCATAGGCCTGGCCTACGCTATCGACTCTGACAGTGATGGCGAATTAGAGCAGGATGGCGCTGGTAATACGCTATGGCTGGTCGATGCCGACAACGATAGAGACTGGGACAGCCTTAATATCAATACAGGGGCAACTGCAGACATTGGCACAGCAGTAGACACCCGAGCTATTCGAGCCGTTCGCATCTGGATGCTCAGCCAAGCGCAAGCTCCAGACCCTAATTATATTGATCCTAACACATACATTGTTGGGTCTCATGTCGTCATTCCAAACAACAATTTCCGACATCGCATCCTTGAACGCATCATTCTTTGCCGAAACATGGGATTAGACTAA
- a CDS encoding prepilin-type N-terminal cleavage/methylation domain-containing protein, which yields MTTTNSQGFTLIELIVVIAIFAIGAAIAFPSLMDIGRRGQVKTEARQLKDQLARSRATAIEQKRLITVTLTTNNYTIDGTNTVLRNGATITTNPAPPLKFPATITWNERGYPNMVKGDGTAITDEGTIVMIGPGVSYSITVTVAGGITIN from the coding sequence ATGACAACTACCAACTCCCAAGGGTTCACCCTTATAGAACTCATCGTCGTTATAGCCATTTTTGCTATCGGTGCAGCTATCGCTTTCCCAAGCTTGATGGACATAGGAAGGCGAGGACAAGTCAAGACCGAAGCCCGGCAGCTCAAGGATCAGCTAGCCCGATCACGTGCCACAGCCATTGAACAAAAACGCCTGATCACAGTCACTCTGACTACAAACAATTACACCATAGATGGAACAAATACAGTTCTCCGGAATGGAGCAACTATCACAACGAATCCTGCTCCTCCGTTAAAATTCCCAGCAACAATAACATGGAACGAACGCGGCTATCCCAACATGGTTAAGGGAGATGGCACTGCAATAACTGATGAAGGGACAATTGTTATGATCGGGCCAGGCGTTAGCTACAGCATCACCGTCACGGTCGCTGGCGGCATCACGATAAATTGA
- a CDS encoding GspH/FimT family pseudopilin translates to MKQTQKGFTLLELITAISLIAIGTAIALPSLLAAGESSGIKSDARDLKNTFALCRMEAIKRNCSVTLLFNKNGYDYMGFIDTDNSCEFDPAKEVILRQNSFSHAVFDVNKSDGDGLTFIENDNGHPCLRWDSRGLPHRNGTGLGAGTAYLQNTTNRYCVIVSKTGVIRISLY, encoded by the coding sequence ATGAAACAAACTCAAAAAGGTTTCACACTTCTAGAACTTATCACCGCTATATCCCTAATCGCTATTGGAACAGCCATAGCGCTTCCCAGTCTTTTAGCCGCAGGAGAATCAAGCGGCATAAAAAGTGATGCCAGAGACCTAAAAAATACTTTTGCTCTCTGTCGAATGGAAGCCATTAAGCGAAATTGCTCAGTAACGCTTCTTTTCAATAAAAACGGTTATGATTACATGGGATTTATTGACACAGACAATTCATGTGAGTTTGATCCAGCCAAGGAAGTAATTCTTCGGCAAAACAGCTTCTCCCATGCCGTTTTCGATGTGAATAAATCAGATGGCGACGGCCTGACGTTCATTGAAAATGACAATGGCCATCCCTGCCTGCGCTGGGACAGTCGAGGACTCCCGCACCGAAACGGAACCGGCTTAGGTGCCGGCACCGCATATCTTCAGAATACAACAAACCGATATTGTGTCATTGTCTCCAAAACAGGAGTTATCCGTATTTCCCTCTATTAA
- a CDS encoding IS30 family transposase, translated as MSYTHLSEHERYVISHLQYSFSIREIARRLGRNHSTISREIKRAKARHPWTIYYCDWTQPLALERRHKPRHFRRQNNSRLVSYVESKLKLEWSPEEIANRIRMDYPTDDTMRISHETIYRWIYLEGSVGGVLYQRLRRKHKKRRKQRRYGAGYRFRVDRISIDQRPGIVANRSRFGDWEGDTVQGKPGSGCIATMVERKSRYLVAVKLDNKKAATLTQRCVKAFGPIPRRMRQSLTLDNGSEFANFKELEKKTRLSIYFADPYAAWQRGANENTNGLLRQYFPKGIDFRKTDEIAVTEAVRKLNNRPRKCLGYRTPNEVFWSAARGALAI; from the coding sequence ATGTCCTACACCCATCTTAGCGAACACGAACGTTATGTCATCAGTCATTTGCAATATTCGTTCAGCATACGTGAAATTGCTCGACGATTAGGCCGAAACCACAGCACGATAAGTCGCGAAATCAAACGGGCTAAAGCGAGACATCCATGGACAATCTACTATTGCGATTGGACGCAACCGCTGGCACTCGAACGCCGCCACAAGCCCCGTCATTTTCGTCGACAGAACAATTCACGACTGGTTTCCTATGTTGAGTCGAAACTTAAGCTTGAATGGTCACCGGAAGAAATAGCAAATAGAATCCGCATGGATTATCCCACTGACGATACGATGCGGATTAGTCATGAAACCATCTATCGCTGGATTTATCTTGAGGGCAGTGTTGGTGGCGTTCTTTATCAACGCTTGCGCCGAAAACATAAAAAACGGCGAAAACAGCGCCGGTATGGTGCTGGATATCGCTTTAGAGTAGATCGCATAAGCATTGATCAGCGTCCAGGAATCGTTGCAAATCGCAGCCGGTTTGGTGACTGGGAAGGTGATACGGTCCAAGGAAAACCAGGAAGTGGCTGCATAGCAACCATGGTTGAGCGCAAGAGTCGCTACCTCGTTGCAGTTAAACTTGACAACAAGAAAGCCGCCACATTGACACAGCGATGCGTTAAAGCATTTGGCCCTATCCCCCGCAGGATGCGCCAATCCTTGACGTTGGATAACGGTTCTGAATTTGCAAACTTCAAAGAGCTTGAGAAAAAGACAAGATTGAGCATTTACTTTGCTGATCCGTATGCCGCATGGCAACGCGGTGCGAATGAAAATACCAACGGCCTGTTGAGACAATATTTTCCAAAAGGAATAGATTTTCGCAAAACAGATGAAATCGCAGTCACTGAGGCCGTAAGAAAGTTAAATAATCGACCACGCAAATGCCTTGGATACCGAACGCCTAATGAAGTGTTCTGGTCGGCGGCACGTGGTGCACTTGCAATTTGA
- a CDS encoding sigma-54 dependent transcriptional regulator encodes MMNTSCSVLIIDDEPAMRHLLHTILEEEDYIVDEAEDGKLGLEKIADNHYDLVLCDIRMPELDGIGFLKKALPQYPDLTVIMMSAYGSLETALTCMKNGAYDYISKPFRPDEIILTLKKALERLRLQQENTSLRQKLQKRGDQQCIIGESPAIKQLLHQVKALAKVSSPVLIHGETGTGKELIARALHDHSPRRHKPFIAINCSAISPQLVESELFGHRKGAFTGATDYHEGLFCAADGGTLFLDEIGELPLDFQPKLLRALQEKEIRPIGNTRPRKIDVRIISATAKNLKQAIQSSLFREDLYYRLAVVELTVPTLRSRKDDIALLCVHFLKKISLREGRSVPQLSPDALEALQDYSWPGNVRELQNILEKVMIFCTSLIVKVEDLPPDILYSRSPFFSSAHELSLKKAISQMESSYIQEALLKNNGNRTLAAKQLKISLRSLHYKIKEYNL; translated from the coding sequence ATGATGAACACCTCTTGCTCAGTTCTGATTATTGACGATGAACCCGCCATGCGTCATCTTCTCCACACCATTCTTGAGGAAGAAGATTATATCGTCGACGAAGCCGAAGATGGCAAGCTGGGGCTCGAGAAAATTGCAGACAATCATTATGATTTAGTCCTGTGTGACATTCGCATGCCAGAACTTGATGGCATAGGTTTCCTTAAGAAGGCTCTTCCCCAATATCCAGATTTAACCGTTATCATGATGAGCGCATATGGCTCGCTGGAGACGGCTTTAACCTGCATGAAGAATGGCGCCTATGACTACATTTCGAAACCTTTTCGCCCCGATGAAATTATTCTTACCCTAAAAAAAGCATTAGAGCGGTTGCGCTTGCAGCAAGAAAACACATCATTACGTCAGAAGCTACAAAAGAGGGGTGACCAGCAGTGTATCATTGGAGAGAGTCCGGCGATCAAGCAGCTACTTCATCAAGTGAAAGCATTAGCTAAAGTTTCTTCTCCAGTCTTGATCCATGGTGAAACCGGAACTGGAAAAGAGCTCATTGCCAGAGCTCTTCATGACCATAGTCCTCGTCGCCACAAACCATTTATTGCAATCAACTGCAGTGCGATCTCTCCTCAATTGGTAGAAAGTGAACTCTTTGGGCACCGAAAAGGTGCATTTACTGGCGCAACAGACTATCATGAGGGTCTCTTTTGTGCCGCTGATGGAGGAACGCTTTTCCTAGACGAAATTGGTGAACTCCCCCTTGATTTTCAACCAAAGTTACTCCGTGCCCTTCAAGAAAAAGAAATACGACCGATTGGAAACACACGTCCCAGAAAAATCGACGTGAGAATTATTTCCGCTACGGCCAAGAATCTTAAACAAGCTATCCAATCATCCCTATTCCGTGAAGATCTTTATTATCGCCTTGCTGTCGTAGAGTTAACCGTACCAACGCTAAGATCACGCAAAGACGACATTGCCCTTCTCTGCGTGCATTTTTTGAAAAAAATTTCTTTAAGAGAAGGTCGTTCGGTCCCGCAACTATCTCCTGACGCTTTGGAAGCATTGCAGGATTACTCATGGCCCGGCAATGTGCGCGAGCTACAAAATATTCTGGAAAAAGTGATGATTTTTTGCACATCCCTTATCGTTAAAGTCGAGGACCTCCCTCCTGACATTCTTTATAGTAGGTCACCTTTTTTCTCTAGCGCCCATGAATTATCTTTAAAAAAAGCTATATCCCAGATGGAATCTTCCTACATCCAGGAAGCGTTGCTTAAAAATAATGGCAACAGAACTCTTGCGGCAAAACAACTTAAGATCAGCTTACGCTCCCTTCATTACAAGATTAAAGAATACAACCTATAG
- a CDS encoding HAMP domain-containing sensor histidine kinase, whose protein sequence is MKRVLGLRTEIILSSGLLIGAALLFMTFLLLRLTETRLLEQAIKLHTDHSTALSLAVERLPELEMVQVVEHYARQHNLLHWRLVDQQMMPIAMSTFFPQTEQRKAWVRYALLGQSPQVFLNFSITRGLMGTFSSSDLYVEITTTIRHSRGNYALQFCFPLSEIFYQLLKLSKLAFFLSLGYGLILISSAIALLTPTFIRPITLLTYRARQISEGELHKRVPESGPLEITELGLAFNTMVDSLQSSLEEQRHQYRQLLDTHEKLKQARQHLAHSERISSIGNLTSGIAHELGNPLSASIGYLEVLKHRCKEPKNLDLIDRSLTEAQRMDQLIKDLLDFAAPDNDSPLVDCVVSDVLNHTCNMLLQQGALKKRQLKMDGLDQLSRVSISPLKLQQVLVNLILNARDATAPQGIITVSATENATTVTIKVEDDGHGIAAQQLETIFDPFYTTKEPGKGRGLGLYVCYQLIHDANGQLQASSTPGKGSCFELILPRVFGD, encoded by the coding sequence ATGAAACGTGTGCTTGGCTTACGCACGGAAATAATTCTTTCCAGCGGCTTGCTGATCGGCGCAGCATTACTGTTCATGACCTTTCTGCTGTTGCGCCTCACGGAAACACGCTTGCTTGAGCAGGCCATCAAACTGCACACGGACCACTCCACGGCATTGAGCTTGGCTGTGGAGCGTTTACCGGAACTGGAAATGGTCCAGGTGGTCGAGCACTATGCCCGGCAGCATAACCTTCTTCACTGGCGCCTGGTCGACCAACAGATGATGCCGATTGCCATGTCGACATTCTTCCCACAAACGGAGCAACGCAAAGCATGGGTTCGTTATGCACTTCTAGGCCAATCCCCCCAAGTGTTTCTGAACTTTTCAATCACAAGAGGACTGATGGGAACATTTTCTTCCTCTGATCTCTATGTCGAGATTACAACGACCATCCGCCATTCGCGAGGCAATTACGCTTTACAATTTTGCTTTCCTTTGAGCGAAATATTTTACCAGTTGCTCAAACTGTCTAAACTTGCGTTTTTTTTGAGTCTTGGCTATGGCCTCATCCTCATTAGTTCAGCGATTGCACTACTGACGCCGACATTTATTAGACCAATAACACTGTTAACATATAGAGCTCGCCAAATAAGTGAAGGAGAACTCCACAAACGTGTTCCGGAATCAGGTCCACTTGAAATTACGGAACTCGGCTTGGCGTTCAACACAATGGTTGACAGTCTTCAAAGCAGCCTTGAAGAACAGCGCCATCAGTATCGCCAACTTCTGGACACCCATGAGAAACTGAAACAAGCGCGGCAACATTTGGCACACTCTGAACGCATTTCCTCTATCGGCAACCTGACTTCGGGTATTGCCCATGAACTTGGCAACCCACTCAGTGCCTCCATCGGCTATCTTGAGGTACTCAAACATCGCTGCAAGGAACCTAAAAATCTTGATTTGATCGATCGCAGTTTGACTGAAGCACAGAGAATGGATCAACTCATCAAGGATTTGCTTGATTTTGCGGCACCTGACAACGATTCACCCCTGGTAGACTGTGTCGTTTCCGATGTCCTTAACCACACCTGCAACATGTTATTGCAGCAGGGAGCCCTCAAAAAACGACAGTTGAAGATGGACGGGTTGGATCAATTGAGTCGGGTTTCCATATCCCCTCTAAAATTACAACAGGTTTTGGTCAATCTTATTCTCAATGCCCGGGACGCAACAGCACCCCAAGGCATCATTACAGTAAGTGCGACAGAAAATGCCACAACAGTGACAATCAAAGTTGAAGATGATGGCCACGGCATAGCGGCACAACAGCTTGAAACCATCTTTGATCCATTTTATACCACTAAAGAACCGGGCAAAGGACGCGGTCTTGGCCTCTACGTCTGCTACCAACTGATTCACGATGCCAACGGACAACTCCAAGCCTCTTCAACACCAGGTAAAGGCAGTTGTTTTGAACTGATACTCCCTAGGGTTTTCGGAGATTGA
- the radC gene encoding DNA repair protein RadC, translating to MAELRRIKDWPEGDRPREKLLQRGSEALSDAELLALILRTGDAASGTSAVDQARSLLKQFDSLPQLARATTNELCTINGIGPAKSAELQAVFELARRLSDCALMPGGSFTHAETVFQRYRNRFLRYNKEVFVVLLLDAKNRLLKDVRISEGSLTASIVHPREVFTAVVRESAAAVLFVHNHPSGDPTPSREDIAITRRLKEAGDLLGVRVLDHIIIGHDSYTSLCEQGLMEAS from the coding sequence ATGGCGGAATTGCGGCGCATCAAAGACTGGCCGGAAGGAGATCGGCCTCGCGAAAAGCTCCTGCAGCGCGGCAGTGAAGCGCTCAGCGACGCAGAACTGCTGGCGCTGATTTTACGCACCGGAGACGCGGCCAGCGGCACCAGTGCCGTCGATCAGGCGCGCAGCCTGCTCAAGCAATTTGACAGCTTACCCCAATTGGCGCGAGCAACCACCAACGAACTCTGCACCATCAACGGCATTGGTCCGGCCAAATCAGCGGAGTTACAAGCCGTGTTTGAGTTAGCCCGCCGACTGAGCGATTGTGCCCTGATGCCGGGCGGCTCTTTCACCCATGCCGAGACGGTTTTTCAACGTTACCGCAATCGCTTCTTGCGCTACAACAAAGAGGTTTTTGTTGTCCTGCTGCTCGACGCCAAAAACCGTCTACTCAAAGACGTGCGTATCTCTGAGGGCAGCTTGACCGCCAGCATCGTTCACCCGCGTGAAGTGTTTACGGCTGTGGTGCGTGAATCGGCGGCTGCCGTTCTGTTTGTCCATAACCATCCCTCCGGCGATCCGACACCGAGCCGCGAGGATATTGCCATCACCCGTCGCCTTAAAGAGGCTGGAGATTTGCTTGGTGTGCGCGTGCTTGATCACATCATTATCGGCCATGACAGCTACACCAGTCTTTGTGAACAGGGATTGATGGAGGCATCATGA
- the radA gene encoding DNA repair protein RadA — protein sequence MAQRKTKSIYTCSNCGYQSPKWMGKCPDCQQWNTLVEETVPSTKGKAHRLGESQAKALRLEEIASQDEPRKQCGISELDRVLGGGIVAGSFTLIGGDPGIGKSTLLLQAVDQLSRSGKTLYVTGEESCLQVKLRAERLGVEPKHLFLLAETALETILDKVRDVQPDFLIIDSIQTMFTTQIESAPGSVSQVRECAGQLMQQAKNSNLPTFIVGHVTKDGSIAGPRVLEHMVDTVLYFEGDPGHPYRILRAVKNRFGSTNEIGVFQMSDRGLREVKNPSEIFLAERPEDAPGSVVIPSVEGSRPILVELQALVSSAPYGTARRTAMGIDHNRVSLLVAVLEKKVGMSLLSHDIFVNVAGGVKIDEPAADLAILAALASSHLNKSVPRRTVVFGEIGLAGEIRAVSQPELRIKEATRLGFERCLLPTSNSKNLEAPPGITLCPVGTAQEALDQLFDH from the coding sequence ATGGCGCAACGCAAAACAAAAAGTATTTACACCTGCAGTAACTGCGGCTACCAGAGCCCCAAATGGATGGGCAAGTGCCCGGATTGCCAACAGTGGAACACCCTGGTGGAAGAAACCGTTCCTTCGACCAAGGGAAAAGCCCATCGCCTTGGGGAGTCACAGGCTAAAGCCCTGCGCCTTGAGGAGATTGCCTCTCAGGATGAACCGCGCAAGCAATGCGGCATTTCCGAACTGGACCGGGTTCTGGGCGGAGGCATTGTCGCCGGTTCTTTTACCCTGATAGGAGGCGACCCCGGCATCGGCAAATCCACCCTGCTGCTGCAGGCGGTGGACCAGTTGTCACGCAGCGGCAAAACGCTGTATGTCACCGGTGAGGAATCCTGTCTGCAGGTCAAGCTGCGCGCCGAACGCCTTGGCGTTGAGCCTAAACATCTGTTCCTGCTGGCGGAGACCGCCCTGGAAACCATCCTCGATAAAGTGCGCGACGTGCAACCCGACTTTCTCATTATTGATTCGATCCAGACCATGTTCACCACCCAGATCGAGTCGGCCCCCGGTAGCGTCAGTCAGGTGCGTGAATGTGCCGGACAGCTGATGCAACAAGCCAAGAACAGCAACCTGCCCACCTTTATCGTCGGCCACGTTACCAAGGACGGCAGCATTGCCGGACCGCGCGTTCTCGAACACATGGTGGACACGGTGCTCTATTTTGAAGGCGATCCAGGGCACCCCTATCGCATCCTGCGGGCGGTCAAGAACCGCTTCGGCTCGACCAACGAGATCGGCGTCTTCCAGATGAGCGACCGCGGCCTGCGCGAGGTCAAAAATCCGTCGGAGATCTTTCTCGCCGAGCGCCCGGAAGATGCACCGGGCAGCGTGGTCATTCCATCGGTGGAAGGCAGCCGACCGATCCTGGTTGAACTGCAGGCACTGGTGTCCAGCGCTCCCTACGGCACGGCACGCCGCACCGCCATGGGCATTGACCACAACCGGGTTTCCCTGCTGGTGGCGGTACTGGAGAAGAAGGTCGGCATGTCGCTGCTCAGCCACGACATTTTCGTCAACGTGGCCGGTGGCGTAAAAATCGACGAACCGGCGGCTGACCTGGCCATCCTCGCCGCGCTGGCCTCCAGCCATCTCAATAAGAGCGTACCGCGGCGTACGGTGGTGTTTGGTGAAATCGGTCTGGCCGGGGAAATTCGCGCCGTTTCGCAACCGGAACTGCGGATCAAAGAAGCGACACGCCTCGGTTTTGAGCGTTGCCTGTTACCGACAAGTAACAGCAAAAACCTTGAGGCGCCACCCGGGATTACATTGTGCCCGGTTGGTACCGCTCAGGAAGCCCTGGACCAGCTGTTTGACCATTAG
- a CDS encoding FAD-linked oxidase C-terminal domain-containing protein has translation MLAPRVVRLLEDIVGAEYVTTDATDMLCYSYDATQQTFLPDAVVFPENTEQVGLVMKMANVENVPVFPRGAGSGFTGGSLPIAGGIVLVTSRMDQILEIDEDNLVATVEPGVVTEQFQQAVEKVGLFYPPDPASLKFSTLGGNAAECAGGPRCVKYGVTKDYILGLEVVTPQGDIIRTGGPTMKGVVGYDLTKLMVGCEGTLGIITKLIIKLLPLPEAKKTMLIMFDSIDGAAQAVSAIIRGKIIPTTLEFMDAETIECVRKATDLDLPKEAQAVLIVEVDGDKEMIDSQAEKILKIVQPLGIVNTRVATTPAESEDIWKVRRSVSASLRNVNPDKFNEDICVPRSRVPDMIRKVNAISEHYQIPIVNFGHAGDGNIHVNIMIDSKQPGQSEKAEQAIKEVFAGALELGGTMSGEHGVGNTKAPYIPMELDPAAVAYMKTIKQALDPKNVLNPGKILLEDAPVEAQAN, from the coding sequence ATGTTAGCTCCCCGCGTCGTTCGCCTTCTTGAAGATATTGTCGGTGCTGAGTATGTGACCACCGACGCCACGGATATGCTGTGCTATTCCTACGATGCCACCCAGCAGACCTTCCTGCCCGATGCGGTGGTGTTTCCGGAAAACACCGAACAGGTCGGTCTGGTCATGAAAATGGCCAATGTCGAAAATGTCCCGGTTTTCCCGCGTGGTGCCGGCAGTGGTTTTACCGGGGGCAGCTTGCCCATCGCCGGCGGCATTGTCTTGGTCACCAGCCGTATGGATCAGATTCTTGAAATCGACGAAGACAATCTTGTCGCCACGGTCGAGCCGGGCGTGGTCACCGAACAGTTCCAACAGGCCGTGGAAAAGGTCGGTTTGTTCTATCCGCCCGATCCGGCATCGTTGAAGTTCAGCACCCTGGGCGGCAATGCTGCCGAATGTGCCGGTGGCCCGCGCTGCGTCAAATACGGCGTGACCAAGGATTACATCCTCGGCCTCGAAGTGGTGACGCCGCAGGGCGATATCATCCGTACCGGAGGCCCGACTATGAAGGGTGTGGTCGGCTACGATCTGACCAAACTGATGGTCGGCTGTGAAGGCACCTTGGGCATCATCACCAAGCTGATTATCAAGTTGTTGCCGCTGCCCGAAGCCAAGAAAACCATGCTGATCATGTTTGATTCCATTGATGGCGCGGCCCAGGCGGTCTCGGCAATTATCCGCGGCAAGATTATCCCCACCACCCTGGAGTTCATGGATGCGGAGACGATCGAATGCGTGCGCAAAGCCACGGATCTCGACCTGCCCAAAGAGGCCCAGGCGGTGCTGATTGTCGAAGTGGATGGCGACAAGGAAATGATCGACAGTCAGGCTGAAAAGATTCTCAAGATTGTTCAGCCTCTGGGCATTGTCAATACGCGCGTGGCCACGACTCCGGCCGAGAGTGAAGACATCTGGAAGGTGCGCCGCTCGGTGTCGGCCAGCCTGCGTAACGTGAACCCCGACAAGTTCAACGAGGATATCTGCGTGCCGCGCAGCCGTGTGCCGGATATGATCCGCAAGGTCAACGCCATTTCCGAACACTACCAGATTCCCATCGTTAACTTTGGTCATGCCGGTGACGGCAACATCCACGTCAACATCATGATCGACAGCAAGCAGCCCGGCCAGTCGGAAAAAGCCGAGCAGGCCATCAAGGAGGTGTTTGCCGGTGCGCTGGAATTGGGCGGCACCATGAGCGGCGAGCACGGCGTCGGCAATACCAAGGCACCCTATATCCCCATGGAATTGGATCCGGCAGCTGTGGCTTACATGAAGACCATCAAGCAGGCGCTTGATCCGAAAAATGTGTTGAATCCGGGCAAGATCCTGCTGGAAGACGCGCCCGTGGAGGCGCAGGCAAACTGA